Proteins encoded by one window of Pseudomonas sp. PSKL.D1:
- the codB gene encoding cytosine permease — protein MTAPSEFPLSEAPQSSRKGLLPIAMVLFSFTFFTGTMFAGGKLGMAFNFVDMLWIAAIGNTLLALYAAALAFIASRSGLNTVLMGRFCFGEAGSRLSDFLLGFAELGWYAWGTATVAIVLVKMLGLAEGYTVPLMVLFGLGFSLTAIIGFKGLDLLSRVSVPLMFVLLVISMIIATRHVGGLQQLAALVPNETMTFSAAVTMVFGTFASGATQATNWTRLSRSGRVAVTASVVAFLLGNGLMVVAGAWCAMVYQQADIVEVMMLQGLSFAAVVMLCLNLWTIQGPTIYNVSAAACHLIRSERRRTMTLVAAAAGIVLAVGGMYEMLIPFLVLLGSIIPPVGGVIMADFWYRHRGKYPALAAVSLPRYNVIGLVAYAVGAVLAYASPWVAPLVGIGASALCYIVLLELGGRRQLALREPAES, from the coding sequence ATGACCGCCCCCAGCGAATTCCCGCTGTCCGAAGCCCCTCAATCCTCACGCAAAGGCCTGCTGCCCATTGCGATGGTGCTGTTCAGCTTTACCTTCTTCACCGGCACCATGTTCGCCGGCGGCAAGCTCGGCATGGCCTTCAATTTCGTCGACATGCTGTGGATTGCCGCCATCGGCAACACCTTGCTGGCCCTGTATGCCGCAGCGCTGGCGTTCATCGCCTCACGCAGCGGCCTGAACACCGTACTCATGGGGCGCTTCTGCTTTGGCGAAGCCGGTAGCCGCCTTTCGGACTTCTTGCTGGGCTTTGCCGAACTGGGCTGGTACGCCTGGGGCACCGCCACTGTGGCCATCGTGCTGGTGAAAATGCTCGGCCTGGCCGAAGGCTACACGGTGCCGTTGATGGTGCTGTTCGGCCTGGGCTTCAGCCTGACGGCGATCATTGGCTTCAAGGGGCTGGACCTGCTGTCGCGGGTGTCGGTGCCGTTGATGTTCGTGCTGCTGGTGATCTCCATGATCATTGCCACCCGCCACGTGGGCGGCCTGCAGCAACTGGCAGCACTGGTGCCCAATGAAACCATGACCTTCTCGGCCGCGGTGACCATGGTCTTCGGCACCTTTGCCAGCGGCGCCACCCAGGCCACCAACTGGACGCGCTTGTCGCGCAGCGGCCGCGTGGCAGTGACGGCCAGCGTGGTGGCCTTCTTGCTCGGCAATGGCCTGATGGTGGTGGCCGGGGCGTGGTGCGCGATGGTCTACCAACAGGCGGATATCGTCGAAGTCATGATGCTGCAAGGCCTTTCGTTCGCGGCCGTGGTGATGCTGTGCCTGAACCTGTGGACCATTCAGGGCCCGACCATCTACAACGTATCGGCCGCCGCCTGCCATCTGATACGCAGCGAACGCCGCCGTACCATGACGCTGGTGGCCGCCGCTGCGGGTATCGTGCTGGCGGTGGGTGGCATGTATGAAATGCTGATCCCGTTCCTGGTGCTGCTGGGCTCGATCATCCCGCCGGTGGGCGGGGTGATCATGGCCGACTTCTGGTACCGCCATCGTGGCAAGTACCCGGCATTGGCCGCCGTAAGCCTGCCACGTTACAACGTCATCGGGCTGGTGGCCTACGCCGTGGGCGCGGTGCTGGCGTATGCCTCGCCGTGGGTTGCGCCGCTGGTGGGTATCGGTGCTTCGGCGCTGTGCTACATCGTGCTGCTGGAGCTTGGCGGGCGCCGCCAGCTCGCCCTGCGGGAGCCGGCTGAATCGTGA
- the codA gene encoding cytosine deaminase produces the protein MNILNARLRGKPGLYRIELTGERIAAIHPQAEVVAATAEDIDAKQNLVVAPFVEPHIHLDATLTAGEPNWNMSGTLFEGIERWAERKAMTTHDDIKTRATKTIGMLVDHGIQHVRTHVDVTDPTLTALKAMVEVREEVRHLIDLQIVAFPQEGIESYDNGRALMTEAVALGADVVGGIPHFENTRDQGVSSIKFLMDLAERTGCLVDVHCDETDDPQSRFLEVLAEEARVRGMGAMVTASHTTAMGSYDNAYCSKLFRLLKRSGINFISCPTESIHLQGRFDTWPKRRGVTRVGELDRAGINVCFGQDSIVDPWYPLGNGNILRVLEAGLHICHMLGYEDIQRSLDLITDNSARTLNLGERYGIEVGRPANLLVLSAPDDYEMIRSQGYALVSIRAGKVLMRRTQAVVERLI, from the coding sequence ATGAACATCCTCAACGCCCGCCTGCGTGGCAAACCCGGGCTGTACCGCATCGAACTGACCGGCGAGCGCATTGCCGCCATCCATCCACAGGCCGAGGTCGTGGCAGCCACCGCTGAAGACATCGACGCCAAACAGAACCTCGTGGTGGCACCCTTCGTCGAACCGCACATCCATCTGGATGCCACCCTGACCGCCGGCGAGCCGAACTGGAACATGAGCGGCACGCTGTTCGAGGGCATCGAGCGCTGGGCCGAGCGCAAGGCCATGACCACCCATGACGACATCAAGACCCGCGCCACCAAGACTATCGGCATGCTGGTGGACCACGGCATCCAGCACGTGCGTACCCACGTTGACGTCACCGACCCGACTCTGACCGCGCTCAAGGCGATGGTCGAGGTGCGTGAAGAAGTACGCCACCTGATCGACCTGCAAATCGTCGCCTTCCCGCAGGAAGGCATCGAAAGCTATGACAACGGCCGCGCCCTGATGACCGAAGCGGTGGCCCTGGGTGCCGATGTGGTTGGCGGCATTCCGCATTTTGAAAACACCCGTGACCAGGGCGTGTCGTCGATCAAGTTCCTGATGGACCTGGCCGAGCGCACCGGCTGCCTGGTGGACGTGCACTGCGACGAAACCGACGACCCGCAGTCGCGCTTCCTGGAGGTGCTGGCCGAAGAGGCGCGGGTGCGCGGCATGGGCGCCATGGTGACTGCCAGCCACACCACGGCCATGGGCTCCTATGACAACGCCTATTGCTCCAAGCTGTTCCGCCTGCTCAAACGCTCGGGCATCAACTTCATTTCGTGCCCGACCGAGAGCATTCACTTGCAGGGCCGTTTCGACACCTGGCCAAAGCGTCGTGGCGTGACCCGCGTGGGCGAACTGGACCGGGCCGGGATCAATGTGTGCTTCGGCCAGGACTCGATTGTCGACCCGTGGTACCCGCTGGGCAACGGCAACATCCTGCGCGTGCTGGAAGCCGGGTTGCACATCTGCCATATGCTGGGTTACGAAGACATCCAGCGTTCGCTGGACCTGATCACCGACAACAGCGCGCGCACGCTGAACCTGGGCGAGCGTTACGGTATCGAAGTGGGGCGGCCGGCCAACCTGCTGGTGCTGTCGGCGCCGGATGATTACGAGATGATCCGCAGCCAGGGGTATGCGTTGGTGTCCATTCGTGCGGGCAAGGTGCTGATGCGGCGTACGCAGGCGGTGGTTGAGCGCTTGATCTAA
- a CDS encoding HNH endonuclease, with protein MSRYRTLDKAGIRALLEKYKSSFSSGPLDYPSTKACLDEMTALALEEFKSRQSGGGIQTDSLWSDFYNYIHADNASITGQAIRNHIRKIIEEEQNNQCCYCRRPLFNNAHAKPIEHILPHSKFVQHTFNILNLIIACVDCNAKKSDHVWSQHEATFRRFRHYPPARLFEDLFHPRFHRYDEHVKFIRVQSNYHCISIYTGLTEQGRNLCKNLLTHISKLEVFVSANSDLKTHIQTIYNHEAHDNSAAEAAIKEFQIAFQNATESILENI; from the coding sequence ATGTCTAGATATAGAACGCTGGACAAAGCGGGAATTCGAGCACTTTTGGAAAAATACAAATCCAGCTTCAGCTCTGGCCCTCTTGACTACCCATCAACAAAAGCGTGCCTTGATGAAATGACAGCGCTTGCACTGGAAGAGTTCAAGAGTCGTCAATCAGGCGGCGGCATTCAAACGGACTCTTTATGGAGCGACTTCTACAACTATATACACGCTGATAACGCCTCGATCACGGGACAAGCCATTCGTAATCATATTCGAAAAATCATTGAAGAAGAACAAAACAACCAGTGCTGTTACTGCCGGCGGCCGCTGTTCAACAACGCACATGCCAAGCCTATCGAACACATTCTTCCTCACAGCAAATTCGTACAACACACCTTCAACATTCTTAACCTCATCATTGCGTGCGTGGATTGCAATGCAAAGAAAAGTGACCACGTCTGGAGTCAACACGAAGCGACCTTTAGGCGCTTCCGGCACTACCCGCCGGCTCGATTGTTCGAGGACCTCTTTCACCCTCGCTTTCACCGGTACGATGAGCACGTAAAGTTTATTCGCGTCCAGTCAAATTACCACTGCATCTCCATCTACACAGGTCTCACTGAACAAGGCAGAAACCTGTGCAAAAACTTACTTACTCACATCTCAAAGCTTGAAGTTTTTGTGAGCGCAAATTCTGACCTGAAGACGCATATTCAAACCATCTACAACCATGAGGCGCATGACAATTCTGCCGCCGAAGCTGCCATCAAAGAATTCCAGATCGCATTCCAGAACGCGACTGAGTCCATTCTGGAAAACATTTGA
- a CDS encoding WYL domain-containing protein encodes MPSHPTRHTIARQWQLLKLLPDRHPGKTSQQLQAALAKVGHKTSKRTVERDLNELASLFALQCNNKGMPYGWYWQPGLSLGEAQQLQPDVLTPSEHIELRAWVDDALARRLEDQPLSDDMRLDPQAEGGATLDATVEDSRALMGWLLSQAGSIQVQAPEALRVAVVQQLRQSLALHDEPC; translated from the coding sequence TTGCCCAGCCACCCCACCCGCCATACCATCGCCCGCCAGTGGCAACTGCTCAAGTTGTTGCCCGACCGCCATCCCGGCAAAACCTCCCAGCAACTGCAGGCCGCACTGGCCAAGGTTGGCCACAAGACCAGCAAGCGCACGGTCGAGCGGGACCTGAACGAGTTGGCCAGCCTGTTTGCGCTGCAATGCAACAACAAGGGCATGCCCTATGGCTGGTACTGGCAACCGGGCCTGAGCCTGGGCGAAGCGCAGCAACTGCAGCCGGATGTGCTCACGCCATCCGAGCACATCGAACTGCGCGCTTGGGTGGACGATGCCTTGGCCCGACGCCTGGAAGACCAGCCCTTGTCCGATGACATGCGCCTGGACCCGCAAGCCGAAGGCGGCGCAACGCTTGATGCCACGGTCGAGGACAGCCGGGCGCTGATGGGCTGGCTGCTGTCCCAGGCCGGTTCCATTCAGGTACAAGCGCCGGAGGCGCTGCGGGTGGCGGTAGTGCAGCAGTTGCGCCAGAGCCTGGCGCTGCATGACGAACCCTGCTGA
- a CDS encoding TonB-dependent receptor, whose amino-acid sequence MPAVMPCRLRLGCVLSLGAHLLFSSPAWADDAARRAYQVPAGSLGAALTRFADQAGVSLSLDPALVSGRQSGGLSGNYSVGEGFIQLLQGSGLQLKAVGEGAFTLVPAPYSSDVLEIAPTSIVGGQLFGNDGEPYAGGQVARKGSQGLLGSRDFMETPFSTTTYTSELVKNQQARTLGDLVASDPSVRATNPAGGRFEQFTIRGFSLFNTDVAYNGLYGILPTYSIDMEMADRVDIIKGPSQLINGISPRGSVGGGINVVPKRASDTPLTEFTGSYASGSQVGGAVDVGRRFGEGKQFGLRFNGVKQSGDTEWDHQSVDREMAVLGLDFRGERLRLSTDIGHTERDTDAPQERVLVGANARVPSANDVRHNYAQAWSKARTNDTFGAVNAEYDISDSLLAYGAVGARKSNHDFLRHNVSIINDAGDFTVQPRDFTRDETVRTAMAGLRNWFHTGPVSHEVNLAATYFYMDFENGGARYASAPSNLYNPVATPTPGTPTRIDAKVYTENRFSGVALADTLGFFDDRLLLTLGARWQRVQVDDWTNDIKGDTAYDEEKVSPSGGVLLKVTDQLSLYANYMEGLSQGKIAPSTSINEDQIFPPFISRQVEVGAKYDLGRVAFTASAFRIRQPAYETNPASRVFGPNGKRDNRGIELSVFGEPLDGVRLLGGVMYIDSELTDTVGGAYDGNRAPATPEYNVNLGAEWDIPGVNGLTLTARGIHSSSQYLDQDNSKKIDGWERFDLGARYTFKVDATQVTLRASVENVLDDRYWASAGASDDSEPGLTLSTPRTWLVSATVGF is encoded by the coding sequence ATGCCTGCAGTAATGCCTTGCCGCTTGCGCCTTGGGTGTGTTTTGAGCCTCGGTGCCCACTTGCTGTTCAGCTCACCGGCCTGGGCCGATGACGCCGCACGGCGTGCCTATCAAGTCCCGGCCGGTAGCCTGGGTGCCGCGCTGACCCGTTTCGCCGACCAGGCAGGTGTCAGCCTGTCGCTGGACCCTGCGCTGGTCAGCGGCCGCCAGAGCGGCGGGTTGTCCGGCAACTACAGCGTGGGCGAAGGCTTCATTCAGTTGCTGCAGGGCAGCGGCTTGCAACTCAAAGCGGTGGGTGAGGGCGCTTTCACCCTTGTGCCTGCGCCCTACAGCAGCGATGTGCTGGAAATCGCCCCGACGAGCATCGTGGGCGGCCAGTTGTTCGGAAATGACGGCGAACCTTATGCCGGTGGCCAGGTAGCTCGCAAAGGCTCGCAAGGCCTGCTGGGTTCGCGAGACTTCATGGAAACGCCCTTCAGCACGACCACCTACACCAGCGAGCTGGTGAAAAACCAGCAAGCCCGCACCCTGGGCGACCTGGTGGCCAGCGACCCGTCGGTGCGTGCCACCAACCCGGCCGGCGGGCGTTTCGAACAGTTCACCATCCGTGGTTTCAGCCTGTTCAACACGGACGTGGCCTACAACGGCTTGTACGGTATCCTGCCCACCTATTCCATCGACATGGAAATGGCAGACCGGGTCGACATCATCAAAGGCCCGAGCCAGCTCATTAATGGCATCTCGCCACGGGGCAGCGTGGGCGGTGGCATCAATGTGGTGCCCAAGCGCGCGAGCGACACGCCACTCACCGAGTTCACCGGCAGCTATGCATCGGGTAGCCAGGTAGGTGGGGCGGTGGATGTGGGGCGCCGGTTTGGCGAGGGCAAGCAGTTCGGCCTGCGCTTCAATGGAGTGAAGCAATCGGGCGATACCGAGTGGGATCACCAGTCGGTCGATCGGGAAATGGCCGTGCTGGGGCTGGACTTTCGCGGTGAACGGCTGAGGCTGTCGACCGACATCGGCCACACCGAGCGTGATACCGACGCGCCCCAGGAGCGGGTGCTGGTAGGGGCTAACGCCAGGGTGCCGAGCGCCAATGATGTGCGCCACAACTACGCCCAAGCCTGGAGCAAGGCGCGTACCAATGACACGTTTGGTGCCGTCAACGCCGAGTACGACATCAGCGATTCGCTGCTGGCCTATGGCGCCGTGGGTGCGCGCAAGAGCAACCACGACTTCCTGCGGCACAATGTCTCGATCATCAACGATGCCGGCGATTTCACCGTTCAGCCACGGGACTTCACCCGTGATGAAACCGTGCGTACCGCCATGGCCGGGCTGCGCAACTGGTTTCATACCGGCCCGGTGAGCCATGAGGTGAACCTGGCAGCGACCTATTTCTACATGGATTTCGAAAATGGCGGCGCGCGCTATGCTTCGGCGCCCAGCAACTTGTACAACCCGGTAGCCACGCCAACCCCCGGCACGCCCACCCGTATCGACGCCAAGGTCTACACCGAAAACCGCTTTTCCGGTGTGGCGCTGGCCGACACGCTGGGGTTCTTCGACGACCGCCTGCTGCTTACCCTCGGTGCCCGTTGGCAGCGGGTGCAGGTGGATGACTGGACCAACGACATCAAAGGCGACACGGCCTACGACGAAGAAAAGGTCTCGCCGTCGGGCGGCGTGCTGCTCAAGGTGACCGACCAGCTGTCGCTGTACGCCAACTACATGGAAGGGTTGAGCCAGGGCAAGATCGCGCCGTCGACCTCGATCAACGAGGACCAGATTTTCCCGCCGTTCATCAGCCGTCAGGTCGAGGTCGGGGCCAAGTACGACCTGGGCCGGGTCGCCTTTACCGCCAGCGCCTTCCGTATCCGCCAGCCTGCTTATGAGACCAACCCCGCCTCACGCGTTTTTGGCCCCAACGGCAAGCGTGACAACCGCGGTATCGAACTCAGCGTGTTTGGTGAACCGCTGGACGGGGTGCGGCTGTTGGGTGGCGTGATGTACATCGACAGCGAGCTGACCGACACCGTTGGCGGTGCCTACGATGGTAACCGTGCGCCAGCGACGCCTGAGTACAACGTCAACCTTGGGGCCGAGTGGGATATACCCGGTGTGAATGGTTTGACCCTGACTGCGCGGGGCATCCATTCCAGCTCGCAGTACCTGGACCAGGACAACAGCAAAAAGATCGACGGCTGGGAGCGGTTTGACCTTGGCGCGCGGTATACCTTCAAGGTCGATGCCACGCAGGTGACCTTGCGGGCCAGTGTCGAGAACGTGCTGGATGATCGCTATTGGGCCTCTGCGGGGGCTTCGGATGACAGCGAGCCGGGGTTGACGCTGTCGACGCCGCGTACGTGGTTGGTGTCTGCGACCGTCGGGTTTTAG
- a CDS encoding AAA family ATPase — protein sequence MYYDTRDIRSNTLLKKARKDNAYLIAAETADYWLACLYIGSYLAKTNQTIAQGFEDSAEQVREIHSTLKELLPPVDLDLVSRTHQALRHHLSNASNAELINLINFIADQLISTRIGIDYRHCKIVSGFAGPLFNNTPFDIIDYFPNTADLSVGVRSQGIKYSFLMSGHIDRIHKLLITLKLHCHDITARFTHPLDSLPTPTSNTAYLLNSPSQQVHYNSSPNKTNSLSSVEAYLALSDRTKTRGFYILALTSMSANSKTTQRLWNPYSENIEAIIAFDSYHQNSIKKFLILIINNNAPDNKKRLYINVSNSPALRSLDAIERSMLAASIYLTWKSGRVDIGGMTPRVASAFNSQFKNGYRDINGLCRATHRTTDYNKHLFKPSHYVNFSTQNGMGNDINSATIMEQLRRDAAQCIYVIGNNGAGKSLLLGAVADQLIAAKKSSTGITFSQSHRFPKPKTDEYFTSISSLHNSRPSRQHDIPGLFAKLFCTVDKLKTLLACLTHLDFTEQLYLGPKSYSNAHATIDLDALIALTADVEENINNLTDLHHEAFTLILVKKNDPDRYTFFSELSSGERNIITLLTLSLEYAQRGSTLLLDEPEISLHVSWQQKLPKILGLIAQSQGTSIVCATHSPLLISSAPTLDTHCYSLNIGELNYIPPERRRSVETSLLSIFDTYTPLNKEVYERCARLIAKTIQNKNSESSSGKIELIDAINELTELETTVSETSSVEHDERFHSDLELIRKARTAITAVYDEIRHV from the coding sequence ATGTATTACGACACTCGCGATATACGCTCAAACACGCTTCTGAAGAAGGCCAGGAAAGACAATGCCTATTTAATAGCTGCAGAAACAGCGGACTACTGGTTGGCGTGCCTATACATCGGGTCATATCTGGCAAAAACCAATCAAACTATTGCTCAAGGCTTCGAAGATAGCGCAGAGCAAGTCCGAGAAATTCATAGCACCCTTAAAGAATTGCTACCCCCTGTCGACCTTGACCTTGTCTCCCGAACACACCAGGCATTACGCCACCACTTATCAAACGCAAGTAACGCTGAATTGATAAATCTTATCAACTTCATCGCCGACCAGTTGATAAGCACTCGCATTGGCATTGACTACCGACACTGCAAAATTGTTTCAGGGTTTGCCGGCCCACTCTTTAACAACACACCTTTCGACATCATCGATTACTTCCCAAACACTGCCGACCTTTCCGTAGGTGTACGTTCACAAGGCATTAAATATTCTTTCTTGATGTCGGGACACATCGACAGAATTCATAAACTTCTAATCACACTAAAATTGCACTGCCACGATATTACCGCTCGTTTTACCCACCCCCTTGACAGTCTGCCGACACCCACTAGCAACACAGCATACCTATTAAACTCCCCATCACAGCAGGTTCACTACAACAGTTCACCCAACAAAACCAACAGCCTCTCATCAGTAGAAGCTTATTTAGCACTGTCAGACCGTACCAAAACTAGGGGATTCTATATCCTCGCGCTCACCAGCATGAGTGCAAATTCAAAAACCACCCAGCGCCTATGGAATCCTTACAGTGAAAACATAGAGGCCATCATTGCGTTCGACAGCTACCACCAAAACAGCATAAAGAAATTCCTAATCCTCATCATAAACAATAACGCCCCCGACAACAAAAAACGATTATACATCAACGTCTCCAACAGCCCCGCGCTCCGTTCGCTGGACGCCATTGAACGAAGCATGCTGGCTGCTTCCATTTATTTAACATGGAAGTCCGGGCGCGTTGACATCGGCGGGATGACTCCAAGAGTTGCCAGCGCTTTCAACAGCCAATTCAAAAATGGATATCGTGACATCAATGGATTATGTCGCGCCACCCACAGAACCACGGACTACAACAAGCACCTGTTCAAGCCCAGTCACTACGTCAATTTTTCGACACAAAACGGAATGGGCAATGACATCAACAGCGCCACGATAATGGAACAGTTGAGACGTGACGCCGCGCAATGCATTTACGTGATCGGCAACAACGGCGCGGGTAAAAGCTTGCTGCTAGGCGCAGTTGCCGATCAGCTCATCGCCGCCAAGAAATCATCCACAGGAATCACCTTCTCTCAATCCCATCGTTTCCCCAAACCCAAGACTGACGAATATTTTACATCCATCAGCTCACTGCATAACTCCCGCCCTTCACGCCAACACGACATTCCTGGCTTATTTGCCAAATTATTCTGCACTGTCGATAAGCTTAAAACCTTACTAGCGTGCCTCACCCACCTCGACTTTACGGAACAACTTTATCTTGGGCCCAAGTCCTACTCGAACGCTCACGCCACCATCGACCTCGATGCGCTCATCGCGCTGACCGCTGATGTAGAGGAGAATATTAATAACCTGACAGACTTACACCATGAAGCCTTCACGCTGATTTTGGTGAAAAAGAATGATCCGGATCGATACACATTTTTCTCAGAGCTCAGCTCGGGCGAGCGGAACATCATTACATTGCTCACACTATCCCTTGAGTACGCTCAACGCGGATCAACGCTGCTGCTTGACGAGCCCGAAATCAGCCTGCATGTCAGCTGGCAACAGAAGTTGCCTAAAATACTCGGCCTCATCGCCCAGTCGCAAGGCACCTCAATTGTCTGCGCAACCCACTCCCCACTACTCATTTCGAGTGCACCGACGCTCGACACCCATTGCTATTCACTAAATATCGGAGAACTGAACTACATCCCTCCTGAAAGAAGACGCTCTGTGGAAACATCACTTTTATCTATTTTTGACACTTATACACCACTCAACAAAGAAGTGTATGAACGTTGCGCCAGATTGATCGCGAAGACCATTCAAAATAAAAACAGCGAGTCATCAAGCGGCAAGATCGAACTGATTGATGCTATCAACGAATTGACTGAGCTGGAAACAACGGTATCGGAAACTTCGAGCGTCGAGCACGATGAGCGCTTCCATAGTGATCTTGAACTCATCAGAAAAGCACGCACCGCAATCACCGCCGTTTATGATGAAATACGCCATGTCTAG
- a CDS encoding PucR family transcriptional regulator, translating into MSLALEELLSLPGLEVMAVRAGARNLQRTVRWSYVAENEGIAEWVMGGELVFVTGINHPRGEANLLSLVEDGDAVGIAGLVILTGDSYIQRIPQRVIDRAEQLGLPLIEQPYALKMVVVTHLIGTALVQMGQARRSRHDILGQLLTGDYPSLAIARQRAAHLQLPLDQPQRVVALRLSAVEAMFQRHGPEQGERLWQQARQAVEDHLDAWCRRQPGAMSALLPGDLFILLLPEQPDLREALARLHRQLAGPAGEMQLFMGLSSTAHDCAHYRQALNEARQALDVAHNLRPATGLCDFSELGVLRLLQGIGDRTVIDAFVAQTLGPLIETGRKHPHALLHTLDALLVENGNGQRAAQRLGLHRNTVNQRMQRIEQLSGLSLEDPLFRMNAAVALLIWRMSETNNKE; encoded by the coding sequence GTGAGCCTGGCACTGGAGGAGCTGCTGAGCCTGCCGGGGCTGGAGGTGATGGCCGTGCGCGCTGGCGCACGTAACCTGCAGCGCACGGTGCGGTGGTCGTACGTGGCCGAGAACGAGGGCATCGCCGAGTGGGTGATGGGCGGTGAACTGGTGTTTGTCACCGGCATCAACCACCCGCGCGGCGAGGCCAACCTGCTCAGCCTGGTCGAGGACGGCGACGCAGTGGGCATTGCCGGGTTGGTGATCCTCACCGGCGACAGCTACATCCAGCGCATCCCGCAACGGGTCATCGACCGCGCCGAGCAACTGGGCCTGCCGCTGATTGAGCAGCCCTACGCGTTGAAAATGGTGGTGGTGACCCACCTGATCGGCACCGCGCTGGTACAGATGGGCCAGGCCCGGCGTTCGCGGCATGACATCCTTGGGCAGTTGCTGACCGGCGACTACCCAAGCCTGGCCATCGCCCGCCAGCGCGCGGCGCACCTGCAGTTGCCGCTGGACCAGCCGCAGCGGGTGGTGGCCCTGCGCCTGTCGGCAGTCGAGGCGATGTTCCAGCGGCATGGGCCGGAGCAGGGCGAGCGCCTGTGGCAACAGGCCCGCCAAGCCGTGGAAGACCACCTCGATGCCTGGTGCCGACGGCAGCCGGGCGCCATGAGCGCCTTGTTGCCAGGCGACCTGTTCATCCTGCTGCTGCCCGAGCAGCCCGACCTGCGCGAGGCATTGGCACGGCTGCACCGGCAGTTGGCCGGGCCTGCCGGTGAAATGCAGCTGTTCATGGGCCTGTCGAGCACAGCCCATGATTGTGCGCATTACCGCCAGGCCCTGAACGAAGCCCGCCAGGCGCTGGACGTGGCGCACAACCTGCGCCCGGCCACTGGCCTGTGCGACTTCAGTGAGCTGGGCGTGTTGCGCCTGCTGCAGGGCATTGGCGACCGCACGGTGATCGACGCGTTCGTGGCCCAGACCCTCGGCCCGCTGATCGAAACCGGCCGCAAACACCCGCATGCACTGTTGCACACCCTTGACGCACTGCTGGTCGAGAACGGCAACGGCCAGCGCGCCGCCCAGCGCCTGGGCCTGCACCGCAACACCGTCAACCAGCGCATGCAGCGTATCGAACAACTGAGCGGCCTCTCGCTCGAAGACCCTCTGTTTCGCATGAATGCCGCCGTCGCACTGCTGATCTGGCGCATGAGCGAAACCAATAACAAGGAGTAA
- a CDS encoding sulfite exporter TauE/SafE family protein encodes MESLTLIALGAIVAGFVQGLSGFAFGMVAMSFWAWGLEPRLAASLTVFGSLTGQLIAVFSVRRGFSWPLLWPFVLGGLAGIPLGVWVLPYLDMLWFKAVFGTLLVLWCPLMLLAPRLPRLRGNRLADGAVGMVGGALGGIGGFTGTVPTLWCTLRGFERDTQRAVIQNFNLSMLAVTMLTYLGTGVVTTDMLPSFGVVLLAMALPAMLGTRVYLGISDLTFRRVVLGLLTLSGIAMLMASLPVLLNR; translated from the coding sequence ATGGAATCGCTGACCCTGATCGCCCTCGGCGCCATCGTCGCAGGCTTCGTCCAAGGCCTTTCCGGTTTTGCCTTCGGCATGGTCGCCATGTCGTTCTGGGCCTGGGGCCTGGAGCCGCGCCTGGCGGCTTCGCTCACGGTGTTCGGCAGCCTCACCGGCCAGCTGATCGCCGTGTTCAGCGTGCGCCGGGGCTTCAGTTGGCCGCTGCTGTGGCCGTTCGTGCTGGGCGGCCTGGCCGGCATCCCTTTGGGCGTGTGGGTGCTGCCTTACCTCGACATGCTGTGGTTCAAGGCCGTGTTCGGCACCTTGCTGGTGCTGTGGTGCCCCTTGATGCTGTTGGCCCCGCGCCTGCCCAGGCTGCGGGGCAATCGCCTGGCCGATGGCGCGGTGGGCATGGTGGGAGGGGCGCTGGGCGGTATCGGCGGGTTCACCGGGACGGTGCCTACGCTTTGGTGCACGTTGCGCGGCTTTGAGCGCGACACCCAGCGCGCGGTGATCCAGAACTTCAACCTGTCGATGCTGGCCGTTACCATGCTCACCTACCTGGGCACCGGTGTGGTTACCACGGACATGCTGCCGTCGTTCGGCGTGGTTTTGCTGGCCATGGCGCTGCCCGCGATGCTCGGCACGCGAGTGTATCTGGGCATCAGCGACCTGACCTTCCGCCGTGTGGTGCTGGGTTTGCTGACGTTGTCGGGTATCGCCATGCTGATGGCATCGTTACCCGTGCTGCTCAACCGCTGA